gacgcacgcgcacatacgTACATAAATACATAGCcaggcacatgcacacacacacacacacaggaaaggtacgcacatatatatatagatatatagATGTGCATATATGGATGCATATGTGGGTGTGTTACGTACCCGCAGTGTGTGGcaccccttttttttgttgtccCCTTTTTCTTATGTCTCTTCGCATTTTTTGCTGTCTGTGCACTtttcgcgtgcgtgcctgcctgCACACCTATGCCATACACATATGTACACATACGCATATCTGCATGTATGTATGGCATAGGCGTGTGTATAtacgtgtgtgcatgtatgtatgcatgtatgtgtgtatatgtgtgtgcgtgtgcgtactTTGAACGgcacttctttttttttctttgaggggtgggggagggacTGCAGTCGcacttttcgttttgttttgcgTTTCTTCTGGTTGCTGCTTGTTGGCCTTGCAGGAGTGAGGGCGCGGTGAAAGTGCGGACGTGCTCGGTGATCTTGGTGAAAGCAGTGGATGGCctacatacacacgcgcacagaggaAAAGGAGCGGAAGGGacagggagagcgagggaaggaggaagaagcaGCGGTTTGATCTGGGACTCATGCACGGTTCCGTATCCCGCCTCCCCAACCTCACTCGCTCTGCTCTCCTCTCACTttctcgcctctctcgctatgtggatgtgtgtgttCGCCGCCACCTCATCAACACCTCGATCCTCTTACCACCACAACCGACGCGACCCACGATCACCATCACACctccacgcacgcgtgctttttctttgtctcATCCTTTGCTTTAGAAGTTttcgctgtgtgtgcgtgtgtgtgtgtgtctccttGTGCGTTTGTTTTGCAGTTCACTCGTCTAGCGGTGCGTATGTGCCATGATGACTGCACACCGTTCCGCGGGCGGGTCGCATCCTTTAGCTgttgcgtgtctgtctgcctgtctgcCGTCCAACGCCCCGAATTCCGCACTGAtcacctgcacacgcacacacctgcaTCGACACTATTCACATATACAGTCGCATGCACCGACTccacacccaccccaccccaccccactgcgcacacacggacaaatgtgcatgcgtgcataAGCAGGCTTTCCTTTTAGTtagggggagagggggagggggggggaggggtagaAAAGAGGGCGGGTGAGGATGGCCAGAtgtgtgagggagggagggtgtgcatgtgggtGCTCCACGTGCGCTGTCTTCGATGCCAGAGTGCgggcacacgtgcacgacCCCTCTGACCAAAGACAGCACGCCAGCGAAACACACCTCCATTGCCACAGACGGACACACTCCGCTCAcgcgcaccccctccacgcGCGAGGCCGCTGCATGGGCTTTAGAAGCTTAACCGAAGAAACCTGCAAGTAAAAGATAGGGGACGTACTCACGCATACAATTATAGTGCTGCCCTTGAAGTTGGCGTTGTTCTTTGTATCGATGGCCTTGCCCATCGCCGTGTAGTCGGCGAATTCAATGTAGGCGGTGCCCTTCGGCTCCCCTGTCGCGCGGTCCTTCAGCACCGTGCAGTTGAGAATGTTGCCACAGTCAGCGAAGAACTGCACTAGCTCCtccggcgtcgtcgccgggGTGCCGTCGGTCCCCCTTGGCAAGTTGCCGATGAAGATCGAACGGCTGTCTGTGTCCTTGGAGAAGCTGTGAATGATTGGCGTTGGTGCACAGGCTTGCGCGGCGGCCTGCCCAGCGCTACCTatgggctgctgctgctgttgctgttgctgcgagTAATCaggctgctgcggtgtcGGCATGAAGGGACTGGCATTGACGTTGAAGGGGTTGGAtggttgctgctgtggttgtgGAGGCTGGGTGTGGAacagctgttgctgctgctgttgcggctgGGCCGGGGCTGTCTGGCCAAAGCCAAATAAGGAGGCAGGAGGCTGCTGCGACAGCTGCggtgccagctgctgctgctgctgctgctgctgctggcgcaaCTCTGCATCTTGCGCCAACTCTGCCTCGATGCGCGCTATCTCAGCAGACAAGTCGCTGTCCATTGTTGGGAGGTAGGATGCAAGAGAAGCGTAGCGGCTTTGATGGTTTCTCTGTAGACTGCCTTTATGCTCTCAGGTGAAACAGCTGAGCGGAGAAAGGTTGAGAGAAGAGATGGTGGACGCCGTAGCAGTTGGCGTGTATCTGTGCAGAGGTTGCACATACGCGCGTGGGTGCGcgagaggtggagagaggggatgAGGAGTAAGGAGTCGCTATGTAGGAAAGCCAGTCCAGGTGCACTGCAAcagtcgccgcggcgcgtgaGGAGCAGATGGCCAACACGCAACGGCGACACAGATAGGAGAGCTGCGCCGAGCACTACGCGGGCGGTGGCTGCTCGGAGAAAGCACTCACTCATTCCGCACGCAGACTAACGCGCACCtgaaaaagggaagaggagaggagggggcccGTTCTTCCgcgccttcccctcctcacgcacacgtacgccAATGCCCaccgaggggagggggtgcagaGATGGAGGGCAAACGCGCCCACTTCCACTTTAACCGGCGACTGTTGGTGTCGAGGTTGCTGGCAAGATTGCGGAGGTAGGGGAGAGTGTCGGCGAGTGTGTGCACGCCCTTCAAGATATTTACATAGACCTTTCCACGGCAACGCCGCACGCAAGAAGATGATGGTCGACAGGACGATGGGATACGCAAAtacaaacaaaaaacaaacaaacaaaacagTAAAGGCATCAGCAacgtcacgcacgcacgcacgcaggcgcctTCATACGAGCAGCTTCACTGATACAATGAtgaaaggaaaggagaaaggcgggggagggagggagagcctGACGAATGTCCTGAcagctccccctccccctcagtGGGACATAAACGCGCGGACCAGCACGACCTACAGAAGCGGGGCACCTCTAATCCCCGACTCCGCGTGCACATTTGCGTCGACAGAAGAAGGGGCGAGGCACTGAATAAGCGTAGAGGGGTCTCACATAGATGTCGGAGAGCGTTAGCTGAACATATAAAACGAAACAGACGTGGCTGACCCCACAGACGTGCGCACGCCTTCGACCACAACCGCGTTTGATACCACCCTCCTTTCCTGCAGGGTCATGCAAAGGTCTCCaggtgcatgtgtgtgtgtgtgtgtgcgtgcctctctGTATGCTTAGAAGCCCTTAGCGGTCTTCAGCGCCAGTGCGTCCACCTCCGGCTCCTTCTgctccggcggcgccgggggGAAGTGCTGCTGAATGAAGGCAATGTACGCCGGGTCGGAGTTCACAATGGCAAAGAAGGCTACAAGGTCGTAGCCGTCTGCGCTTACCTTTCGCACCGCTTTTttcgcctgcagctgctcccaGGACAGCCCAGGGATGGCGCCACAGATGAGCTGGTCCATCATGGCCTCGCTTACCTTAGGCTGCCCTTGCGCGTAGCTAAGAAAGGCCGTCTTGACGCGCTGCGTCTGATCCTGAGTGAGACCCattttgtgtgcgtgggcagAGGGAAAGCGTCGAtgtacgcgcgcgcgtgtttgtgtgtaggTCTGCTAGTGAGCGCTTTTATTAGCGTTGTGTGAGGCAAATCCACTTTTATGTCGCGAAGGAGGGCAAGCAAGCCGTATGTGCCGAGGAACAcaagggagaaagaggaggaggcggagggtgGTAGTCATGGATAAGAGAGGAAACTCGCAGCAGGTATCACGACCACCCTCCATCACCATTCTCATCATCACCACCCGTGGCGTAGAGGATGGGGCGCATGTTCCCCTCCCGCTTcgccgcacgcagagagagagagagatgcagaagAAAAATGACTAAGGGATtcagcgaggcggccgcagcgcgccaCCCTCCATGGCCACGAGGCGCATCATCGCTTTCTCCCCTCCTATCCAACCACCCACGCACcacctctgtgtgtgtgtgtgtgtggcgcgtCTGTGAGTGTCTTCACGCGTCATGTTCGCGGTGCTGGTTGCTTTGCTATCTGGAGCTCGAGTGCGTCTGTGACCATCAATCTCTGCTTTCCGCACCCCTGGAtggatgcgcgcgcacacacaaacagacatgcacgcatacagGACTGCGCGCTTCCTATTCCCACTTCATGTACGGCTTCATCTTGTTGTGTACCCACGTCATCACCTGATCGCGCTCCGCCACGTTGCAGGCCGTCTTGGACAGTCCGGCTGGCTGATAGCGCGTGTTCATGTAATACCCGCCGTTCTTGAAGTCGTCCCGCACGCAGCAGTTCACTACCGTCTGACTCCCCTCCCACGCGGTGCGCATTACAAGGATGTAGAGGTAGTAGAGATACACGAAGGTGCCGGAGAACGGGGTGCTACGGTACAGGTTTGTGATGACGCCCCCTGgtgagcaggcgcagcaaGTGAATCGTGGCTCGATGTTTACGGTTGccgtggcgccggcagctTCAGTGCCGCTGGCCTGTGAGGCTGCAGCGACttcaacagcggcggcataTCCGGACCTGCGCGACGCAGGCTGCTTGCGCCCACCAGGAGTCCCGATtacctgctgctggagcgtcAGCCTCGAGGACACGCTACTCTTCGCCGGCTTCGGGTAGGAGCGGAGGGCCAGCTGCTGGGCGTGGAAGATGTTGCCGAGCTTTGTGAAGCCGTACTGCTCCAAGCCGTCGAACTTGTCTGCGACTCGCGGTGACCATACGCCACGCCCACTGAGGTACGTCTGCACGACGTTCCCCTTCACGCCCACGTGCGCACTGCATGCGACGTAGACGATGCGgccgtgcgccgcctccacgagCGGGAGCAGGCCCTCGGTGAGTAGATACGGGCCAAGGAAGTTGATGGCCAGCTGCATGTCATCGCCAAAGCGGGTCGTCACGTACTTTTCCTGCAGCACTCCCGCCGCGTTCACTAGTATGTCGATGGAACGGTTGctgtgccgcgcgcgcttgcAGTACTCCCGCACCGCGATGAAGTCGTCGAGGTTCAGCGGCTGCAGGTGGATTTGCTGATCG
This genomic stretch from Leishmania donovani BPK282A1 complete genome, chromosome 24 harbors:
- a CDS encoding short chain dehydrogenase/reductase, putative, which translates into the protein MASPPSAPSAPSAVSKAASDDIVAATTASGSGEAAQRVKLRSARPSPRSISHVKQKPLFPGMFRHVSMFEGEHVYHYGRHTFTIMRDSVVMGIIPAGCILGYIVTHMPSGPVIPFEVQCLFMAALFVLSRLMAAGRRNRCTKDLTGRHVVLTGGTSGIGKATAAQLAKMGADITIIAKDSPHAAEALLYVRSHAKNSVDQQIHLQPLNLDDFIAVREYCKRARHSNRSIDILVNAAGVLQEKYVTTRFGDDMQLAINFLGPYLLTEGLLPLVEAAHGRIVYVACSAHVGVKGNVVQTYLSGRGVWSPRVADKFDGLEQYGFTKLGNIFHAQQLALRSYPKPAKSSVSSRLTLQQQVIGTPGGRKQPASRRSGYAAAVEVAAASQASGTEAAGATATVNIEPRFTCCACSPGGVITNLYRSTPFSGTFVYLYYLYILVMRTAWEGSQTVVNCCVRDDFKNGGYYMNTRYQPAGLSKTACNVAERDQVMTWVHNKMKPYMKWE